One region of Quercus lobata isolate SW786 chromosome 2, ValleyOak3.0 Primary Assembly, whole genome shotgun sequence genomic DNA includes:
- the LOC115977034 gene encoding protein kinase PINOID 2, which translates to MPEKASQVANLTHSHIHNITCSTATTTMATIARDESDYDSSCSSITVPDSSRSWMSNLSFGSRRSSVSVCSSTDTSVLSSQKPHKANQAAWEAMRRLQSSKGRVGLDHFRLLRRLGSGDIGNVYLCQIRNPVVGLPQCFYAMKVVDKEALAIRKKLQRAEMEKEILGMLDHPFLPTLYAEFEASHYSCLVMEFCPGGDLYAARQRQPGKRFCISSAKFYAAETLLALEYLHMMGIVYRDLKPENVLVREDGHIMLSDFDLSLKCDVVPKLLRANHTLDPNDKDVKCLTPSCVAPMQPVLSCFSASTKKKKANNVTTITNQVGVLELDPELVAEPINARSKSFVGTHEYLAPEVISGQGHGSAVDWWTLGVFLYEMLFGRTPFKGENNEKTLINILRQPLAFPRIGVSSSKEFEEMVKVQDLISKLLVKNPKKRIGSLKGSVEIKRHEFFKGVNWALIRSVRPPEVPSDLHKFRSRALLPKLSKKERDQPYQIPHHFDYF; encoded by the exons ATGCCTGAGAAAGCAAGCCAGGTAGCAAACCTCACACACTCACACATACACAATATTACATGTTccacagcaacaacaacaatggcCACCATAGCCAGAGATGAATCAGACTATGATAGTAGTTGCTCCTCAATAACCGTGCCAGACTCAAGCCGTAGTTGGATGAGTAACCTCAGCTTTGGTAGCCGAAGGAGCTCAGTCTCTGTATGCTCCTCCACTGACACTTCtgttttaagctctcaaaaacccCACAAGGCTAACCAAGCCGCATGGGAAGCCATGAGGAGGCTCCAGAGCTCAAAAGGCCGAGTTGGGCTTGATCATTTTCGGCTTCTACGTAGGCTTGGAAGTGGTGACATAGGGAACGTGTACCTTTGCCAGATAAGGAACCCTGTGGTGGGGTTGCCACAGTGTTTTTACGCCATGAAAGTGGTGGACAAAGAAGCACTTGCTATAAGGAAGAAGCTACAGAGGGCTGAGATGGAGAAGGAGATTTTGGGTATGCTTGATCACCCTTTCTTGCCAACTTTGTATGCTGAGTTTGAGGCTTCTCATTACTCTTGCTTGGTCATGGAGTTTTGCCCTGGTGGAGATTTGTATGCTGCTCGACAACGCCAGCCAGGAAAGCGATTTTGCATTTCATCTGCTAA GTTTTATGCTGCTGAGACACTCCTTGCACTAGAGTATCTCCACATGATGGGTATAGTTTACAGAGACCTTAAGCCAGAAAATGTGCTGGTCAGAGAAGATGGCCACATTATGCTTTCGGATTTCGATCTTTCACTCAAATGTGATGTTGTTCCCAAGCTCCTAAGGGCAAACCATACTTTGGATCCCAATGACAAGGATGTAAAGTGTTTGACACCTTCTTGTGTTGCCCCCATGCAACCTGTGCTTTCATGTTTCTCAGCTTccaccaagaaaaagaaagctaaTAATGTTACAACAATAACAAATCAAGTTGGTGTCCTAGAACTTGATCCAGAACTAGTGGCTGAGCCAATAAATGCTCGTTCCAAGTCCTTTGTTGGAACACACGAGTACTTAGCACCCGAGGTGATATCAGGTCAAGGCCATGGGAGTGCTGTGGATTGGTGGACTTTGGGGGTGTTCTTGTATGAAATGTTATTTGGGAGAACACCTTTCAAAggtgaaaacaatgagaaaaCCCTCATCAACATTCTTAGACAGCCACTAGCTTTCCCAAGGATTGGTGTTAGTAGCAGcaaagaatttgaagagatgGTGAAAGTTCAAGACCTTATTAGCAAGCTGTTAGTGAAGAATCCCAAGAAGAGAATTGGAAGCTTAAAGGGTTCTGTTGAGATCAAGAGGCATGAGTTTTTCAAGGGTGTGAATTGGGCTTTGATTAGGTCAGTCAGACCACCTGAAGTCCCTAGTGATCTACACAAGTTTAGGAGTAGAGCTTTGTTACCAAAGTTAAGCAAGAAAGAGAGGGATCAACCATATCAAATCCCTCATCATTTTGACTACTTCTAA